A window of Leptolyngbya sp. CCY15150 genomic DNA:
GGGTTGTTGTTCATGCATTTGAGGGAATTGTCAAAGCTGGCGATCGCCTCCTCATGGCGATTGAGCTTGGCGAGCACCGTCCCCCGTTGATTCCATGCGTAGTAGCAGGTTTGTTTAATGGTCAGGGCGGTGTCGAGGCTGGTGAGAGCATCGCCATAGCGACGCAGCGACACCAGCGAAACAGCCCGATTGTACCAAGCCCGGTAGTTATCAGGACGTAGCTCCACGGTTTTCTCAAAGCACACCATCGCCTCTTTATAGCGATAGAGCCCCATCAGAGCATGGCCCTTGTTGTACCAAATCTTGTAGTCGTCGGGACTGTGGGTAATGGCTTGGTCGAAACTGGCGATCGCTTCTTCAAACTGCTCCATGCGCGTTTGGGCCAGTCCGCGGCCGTGCCAGGCTAGCGCGTAGGACGAACAATAGCGAATCGCCTGATCAAAGCTAGCGACAGCTTCGACGAATGCCCCCATTTTAGACAGCGCATAGCCCCGTCGGCTCCAAGCTTCATGGTTATCTGGGCAGGTTTTCAGATATTTATCAAACTTAGCGATCGCCCCTTCATAGCGTTGAATTTTGTACAGTGTGTTGCCCTGGCTAAACCAGGTATGGGCGTCACTATTATTAGTCATGGTAGAGCGCATACAAAAGCCCTAGCTAAATGGCGGAATTGAGCAATGCAAAGCGGCTCATCAGAAAACTCGATGGCACGCCCGATGATGGAGACATAGCATCTAAACCCGTACCCGCCGGAGGCAACAACGGTAGGTCAATTCATGGAAAAAGCGACTGCTTACAACCCTTCATGGACTCAGGGGCAACATGCATTCTACTGACCACCGTCGGCCGTAGCTGTGTCTAACATGCATGGATTCCTAAAAGTAGATACCCCATGCTTGGGGCAGCTAAAAGCAGCGCGATATGTAGTGCAACCCTATATGACATTCAGACCTGATTTTTTCAGCTTATCACCGCTGTCTTCTAAATGACATCCGCAAACCCTACACTTACGGGATATTTGCACCCAGGAGGATTAGTATGAAGTTTTGACGAATTTTTGGGGGAATGGTGAGCGATCGCCCATTGCTGAACGCCGCTGTTCACCAGACAATGGAGCAGGACAGCAAGGGGAATTCTCGCTCGAAAACCCCACGCACATGATCATGGAAGGATATGGGCTATGGCAGACGCGATCGCATACCGGATTGAGAAAGACTCGATGGGAGAACGCCAGATCCCTGATGACGCCTACTACGGCATTCAAACCCTACGGGCAACGGAGAACTTTCCCATCAGTGGCCTGCGCCCTCTGCCCACCTATGTAGACGCCTGTTTGCTGATCAAAAAAGCGACGGCGATCGCCAATGCAGAACTGGGCTGCATTCCTGCCGACCTCAGCCAAGCAATCGTGCAAGCTGCTGATGAAATTCTCCAGGGTAGTCTGCGGGATCAGTTTGTGGTGGACGTGTACCAAGCCGGAGCTGGCACCTCCCACCATATGAATGTCAACGAGGTGCTGGCCAACCGCGCCCTAGAACTCTTGGGCGACCAAAAGGGCAACTACGCCCGCGTCAGCCCCAACGACCATGTCAACTATGGGCAATCCACCAACGATGTGATTCCCACAGCCATTCGCATTGGCGGCCTGCTGGCCCTAGAACATTCCCTCTATCCGGCCCTCACCGACGCGATCGCCTCCCTAGATGCGAAAGCGGAAGAATTCCACGCCGTGGTTAAGTCAGGCCGCACCCACCTGCAAGATGCCGTACCCGTGCGCTTGGGCGAAACCTTCAAAGCCTGGGCCCAGATTCTCACCGATCATTTCAACCGCCTAGAAGCCGCTGCCCAAGACCTGACTATTCTGGGGATTGGGGGCAGCGCCGCCGGTACGGGGTTGAACACCCATCCCCAATACCGCTATCGCGTCACTCAACTGCTCAGCGACTTGATGGGCCAGCCCCTGAAACCCGCCCCCCATCTGATGGCAGCCATGCAAAGTATGGCCCCGTTTGTGGCGGTGTCTGGAGCTTTGCGGAACCTGGCGCAGGATTGCGTCAAGATCTCCCACGACCTACGCTTGATGGATTCTGGCCCCAAAACCGGTCTTAAGGAAATCCAACTGCCGC
This region includes:
- a CDS encoding tetratricopeptide repeat protein produces the protein MTNNSDAHTWFSQGNTLYKIQRYEGAIAKFDKYLKTCPDNHEAWSRRGYALSKMGAFVEAVASFDQAIRYCSSYALAWHGRGLAQTRMEQFEEAIASFDQAITHSPDDYKIWYNKGHALMGLYRYKEAMVCFEKTVELRPDNYRAWYNRAVSLVSLRRYGDALTSLDTALTIKQTCYYAWNQRGTVLAKLNRHEEAIASFDNSLKCMNNNPQAWYGKASSFASLDDAAHALKCLKRAIILSPNLYKVMAKTDSNFDPVRNTATFQMLMQTMG
- a CDS encoding aspartate ammonia-lyase; its protein translation is MADAIAYRIEKDSMGERQIPDDAYYGIQTLRATENFPISGLRPLPTYVDACLLIKKATAIANAELGCIPADLSQAIVQAADEILQGSLRDQFVVDVYQAGAGTSHHMNVNEVLANRALELLGDQKGNYARVSPNDHVNYGQSTNDVIPTAIRIGGLLALEHSLYPALTDAIASLDAKAEEFHAVVKSGRTHLQDAVPVRLGETFKAWAQILTDHFNRLEAAAQDLTILGIGGSAAGTGLNTHPQYRYRVTQLLSDLMGQPLKPAPHLMAAMQSMAPFVAVSGALRNLAQDCVKISHDLRLMDSGPKTGLKEIQLPPVQPGSSIMPGKYNPVMAEMTSMVCFQVMGYDSAIALAAQAGQLELNVMMPLIAYDLIHSIEILGNTLAALTHRCIRGIVAQSDRCHDYAEGSLALVTALNPHIGYLNAAAIAKESLETGKSLRQLVLEKQLMSPEDLAQVLDLDTMSLPPKPSI